The proteins below are encoded in one region of Bifidobacterium catenulatum DSM 16992 = JCM 1194 = LMG 11043:
- a CDS encoding MvaI/BcnI family restriction endonuclease — protein MRDTHVNDDQQWYDTADIQQVHDLLTRAGAESIWVKRLVPNNNSKQQIFLGNDPSDLAFLPLGTPWYTDPKSQKKKAGPLLIRIPVPWRWVTPDGEFDAPNANMCFYPQYPEVRFSGFLKGCKEGPSELLSETKRGHEEGRCLFFGTVKDTGEGMGHVVALVVGAPSPAAQYVLNMDTFEKGHVCPVVFQGQRKPGEFSILEEALLGIMGKKIIPWRLRNDGTIDKPYIAPNAPGLTLEAELGVGENAIPGPDFDIWELKAIKQPSLERRSNHRVTLFTPQPDTGWITGQSQADFVLRYGHVSGTDENGNPDEYYFTSGDINRPGEDKEGAKLNLKLVGFTDAKHFDPNGMIALYDKQTGELAAGWSYLKLLEHWQRKHNRAAYVPYLREKEDGKTTVEFGPLVTLGISTSFGLFLKAFQDGKVIYDPGDKITLKDGKWTPHSRSQFRINLNDISAIYQEVKEVDLRDSDSSQKEE, from the coding sequence ATGCGCGATACCCATGTCAACGACGATCAGCAATGGTACGACACGGCCGACATCCAGCAGGTCCACGACCTGTTGACCCGAGCCGGTGCCGAAAGCATCTGGGTCAAGCGGCTGGTGCCCAACAACAACTCGAAACAGCAGATCTTCCTAGGCAACGATCCCTCCGACCTAGCTTTCCTTCCCCTCGGCACGCCGTGGTACACGGATCCGAAATCACAGAAGAAGAAAGCCGGGCCGCTGCTGATTCGCATTCCGGTTCCGTGGCGATGGGTCACGCCTGACGGCGAGTTCGACGCGCCGAACGCCAACATGTGCTTCTACCCGCAATATCCCGAGGTAAGGTTCTCCGGCTTCCTGAAGGGATGCAAGGAAGGCCCGTCCGAGCTGTTGAGCGAGACGAAACGTGGCCACGAAGAGGGACGCTGCTTGTTCTTCGGAACCGTGAAGGACACGGGCGAAGGAATGGGACATGTTGTCGCCTTGGTCGTCGGCGCTCCATCGCCGGCCGCCCAATACGTCTTGAACATGGACACATTCGAGAAAGGGCACGTCTGCCCGGTCGTGTTCCAAGGCCAGAGAAAGCCCGGCGAATTCTCCATCCTTGAGGAAGCTCTTCTCGGCATCATGGGCAAGAAGATCATCCCATGGCGTCTGCGCAACGACGGAACCATCGACAAGCCATACATCGCTCCCAACGCTCCCGGACTGACTCTGGAGGCGGAACTCGGCGTGGGAGAGAACGCCATTCCCGGCCCGGACTTCGACATCTGGGAGCTCAAGGCCATCAAACAACCATCCCTTGAGCGGCGCAGCAACCACCGGGTCACCTTGTTCACGCCGCAGCCCGACACGGGATGGATAACGGGACAATCCCAAGCCGATTTCGTCCTGCGCTACGGACATGTCAGCGGCACCGACGAAAACGGCAATCCCGACGAGTACTACTTCACTTCGGGCGACATTAACCGCCCCGGCGAAGACAAAGAGGGAGCGAAACTCAACCTTAAACTCGTCGGCTTCACCGATGCCAAGCACTTCGATCCCAACGGGATGATCGCCCTATACGACAAGCAGACCGGCGAACTCGCCGCCGGATGGTCATACCTCAAGCTACTGGAACACTGGCAGCGCAAGCACAACCGCGCCGCTTACGTGCCGTATCTCAGGGAAAAAGAAGACGGGAAGACCACGGTAGAATTTGGCCCACTCGTCACCCTCGGCATCTCCACCAGCTTCGGCCTGTTCCTAAAAGCCTTCCAAGACGGCAAGGTCATCTACGACCCCGGCGACAAAATCACCCTCAAAGATGGCAAATGGACGCCCCATTCCCGAAGCCAATTCCGCATCAACCTCAACGACATCTCGGCCATCTACCAAGAAGTAAAAGAAGTGGATCTGCGAGATTCCGATTCTTCGCAAAAAGAGGAATAG
- a CDS encoding zinc ribbon domain-containing protein: protein MAMIMCPGCGTSISDKALSCPQCGFVGDDPSRPISQQAVYEMVPKFQVEIDRWDPQSQSLVGESLDMSLETRRKIFGFLGNLEQLQTLAPGLFQLIKEFSNKDEATLVAHLPEEIMKMVEEGKLFFKEDANGKIMPQVFDVNGKFYKQVRLDWEQMSPDVMDTMRHLQTQVAIAMVLSEVRSLRDQIEGIRVDLQNDRLALAEGAWDKLMQARVIEDSRLRDALIVQAISSATDAKRTLMRNFAENVKYLKAHSNERIDKKLISAVTQQNQSRAADAFNDLAQITNAVRVEGAGYAMLNQNEASMVCLEQFREFIDANKLNERDTLLAINSHLPVGSKMPDMVDQFEDLALRITALDGASQLDRIPQRLLEPFRPEPETNESNSEEEDGNNVP from the coding sequence ATGGCAATGATAATGTGTCCCGGCTGCGGAACAAGTATTTCCGACAAAGCGTTGTCCTGCCCGCAATGTGGTTTTGTCGGCGACGATCCGAGTCGTCCGATTTCTCAACAAGCAGTTTATGAGATGGTGCCAAAGTTCCAAGTTGAGATTGATCGTTGGGATCCACAATCGCAATCATTGGTGGGCGAGTCATTGGATATGTCCTTGGAGACCCGGCGTAAAATCTTCGGCTTCCTAGGCAATCTGGAACAGCTCCAGACGCTTGCACCAGGGCTGTTCCAGCTCATCAAGGAATTCTCCAACAAAGATGAAGCCACATTGGTGGCTCATTTGCCCGAGGAGATCATGAAGATGGTTGAAGAAGGAAAGCTCTTCTTCAAGGAGGATGCCAACGGGAAGATTATGCCGCAAGTGTTCGACGTGAACGGGAAGTTCTATAAGCAGGTGCGGCTTGACTGGGAGCAGATGTCGCCTGATGTCATGGATACAATGCGGCACTTGCAGACTCAGGTGGCCATCGCAATGGTGTTGTCCGAGGTCCGCAGCCTTAGGGACCAAATCGAAGGTATTCGAGTGGACTTGCAGAATGACCGTCTGGCACTGGCTGAAGGCGCTTGGGATAAACTCATGCAAGCCCGTGTCATTGAAGATTCACGGCTGCGCGATGCATTGATAGTACAAGCCATATCATCCGCGACCGATGCCAAGCGAACATTGATGCGTAATTTCGCGGAGAACGTCAAATACCTGAAAGCCCATTCCAATGAGCGTATAGACAAGAAACTGATTTCTGCCGTCACTCAGCAAAATCAATCGAGGGCTGCCGATGCGTTCAACGATCTGGCGCAGATCACCAATGCTGTACGTGTCGAAGGCGCTGGATATGCCATGCTCAATCAAAACGAGGCGAGCATGGTATGTTTGGAACAGTTCCGAGAATTCATCGACGCGAATAAACTTAACGAGCGAGACACCTTACTGGCAATTAACTCGCATCTCCCGGTTGGGTCGAAGATGCCTGACATGGTTGACCAATTCGAGGATCTGGCGCTAAGGATCACGGCGCTAGACGGCGCGTCGCAGCTAGACCGTATCCCCCAAAGATTGCTTGAGCCATTCAGACCTGAGCCGGAGACGAACGAAAGCAACAGTGAAGAGGAGGACGGCAACAATGTTCCGTAA
- a CDS encoding PDDEXK family nuclease, with amino-acid sequence MLQGKGCPHCGAIRGARNNQGKTGVKTREQFSAELAEASPDIEVLGDYVNVHTKIKVRCHVCGHVWSAVPGALLRGHGCPRCARSGTSFMEQFLLYALRQALAGETVLSRDKTTIGMELDILIPSKRLAVEPGVWFLHKRNVKRDGEKRRRCHEADIRLVTIYDQFPQDMESPFDDDCLTYPFDLNSGDRSALRDLAIGLIKDAGGICEFSADDWARIEEIATEESRAQSPDQFVERLHAIHPNIEVVGKYVNVNTRVRVRCNVCGRVWDALPASLLAGDGCRTCGTKRAHDQLRKSQDDFIEQVREANPDIEVLGEYVSRHGKVHARCRVCGHEWDPVAASLLRGSNHKGWKGIHGKLKL; translated from the coding sequence TTGTTGCAGGGCAAGGGATGTCCCCATTGCGGTGCGATTCGGGGCGCGAGGAACAACCAAGGCAAGACTGGTGTCAAGACCCGTGAGCAGTTCTCGGCCGAGCTGGCTGAGGCGTCGCCGGACATCGAGGTGCTTGGCGATTATGTGAACGTGCATACGAAGATCAAGGTCCGGTGTCATGTCTGCGGCCACGTTTGGTCGGCGGTGCCGGGTGCGCTTTTACGAGGTCACGGCTGCCCGAGGTGCGCCCGATCCGGCACCAGCTTCATGGAGCAGTTTCTGCTCTATGCCCTCAGGCAAGCGCTTGCCGGGGAGACGGTTCTCTCACGGGACAAGACGACCATCGGAATGGAGCTGGATATTCTGATTCCATCGAAGCGGCTTGCGGTCGAGCCGGGCGTGTGGTTTCTTCACAAAAGGAATGTCAAACGTGACGGCGAAAAGCGGAGAAGATGTCATGAGGCCGACATCCGGCTTGTGACCATATACGATCAATTCCCGCAAGACATGGAGTCTCCGTTCGATGACGATTGCCTCACATACCCGTTTGATTTGAACTCAGGCGACCGTTCGGCGCTCAGGGATCTTGCGATTGGATTGATTAAGGATGCGGGTGGCATCTGTGAGTTCAGCGCGGATGACTGGGCGAGGATTGAGGAAATAGCGACCGAAGAATCACGTGCCCAGAGTCCCGATCAATTTGTCGAGAGGTTGCATGCCATTCATCCCAATATCGAGGTCGTGGGCAAGTATGTGAATGTTAATACGCGAGTCCGAGTGCGTTGCAACGTGTGCGGGAGGGTGTGGGATGCCTTGCCGGCAAGTCTGCTCGCAGGTGATGGATGCCGAACGTGTGGCACGAAACGGGCTCATGACCAATTGCGCAAGTCCCAAGACGATTTCATTGAGCAAGTCAGGGAAGCGAATCCCGACATCGAAGTGCTTGGCGAATACGTTTCGAGACATGGCAAAGTTCACGCTCGTTGCCGTGTCTGCGGTCACGAATGGGATCCCGTAGCAGCGAGCCTGCTCAGAGGATCAAATCACAAAGGATGGAAAGGAATCCATGGCAAACTTAAGCTTTAG
- the aroA gene encoding 3-phosphoshikimate 1-carboxyvinyltransferase, with the protein MNASQENLWPAPFASKSLDATVVVPGSKSLSNRYLILAALGHCPVRLVGLLRSRDTELMMDALRSLGVRCEIDEQVDTTVTVVPPSDGRFHGGTKVFCGLAGTVMRFVPGLAMFADGPVDFDGDEQAYARPMKPVLDGLEQLGACIEYHGEEGRLPFTITPPQTVSQCAEPSVVSIDSSGSSQFISGLLLIGSRVPGGLELHHTGEKTPSLPHIRMTVADLHGSGVRANADEHARVWTVQPGAVQLPETVTVEPDLSNAAPFLGAALIAGGTVRVPHWPESTTQPGGLLPGYLERMGAEISFPVIDGVRYCEVTGDGRVSGLGDFDLTAAGEIAPSLAAILVFADAPTRMLGIGHLRGHETNRLKALVNEITRVGGDARELPDGLEIAPVPAMNLKPAEMETYADHRMATFAAMLGLKINGIQVKNIATTAKTLPDFANMWTNMLA; encoded by the coding sequence ATGAACGCATCTCAAGAGAATCTTTGGCCGGCGCCGTTTGCCAGCAAGTCGCTTGACGCCACCGTTGTGGTGCCGGGCAGCAAATCCCTGTCGAACCGTTATCTCATTCTTGCGGCTCTCGGGCATTGTCCTGTGCGATTGGTCGGTCTGTTGCGCTCGCGTGATACCGAGCTGATGATGGACGCGCTGCGTTCGTTGGGAGTGCGCTGTGAAATCGATGAGCAGGTTGACACCACAGTTACGGTGGTGCCGCCGTCCGACGGCCGGTTCCACGGTGGTACGAAGGTGTTCTGCGGTCTTGCAGGAACGGTGATGCGCTTTGTGCCCGGTCTTGCCATGTTCGCAGACGGTCCTGTGGATTTCGACGGTGACGAGCAGGCGTACGCACGTCCGATGAAGCCCGTGTTGGACGGTCTTGAACAGTTGGGGGCATGTATCGAATACCACGGCGAGGAAGGTCGCCTGCCATTTACAATCACTCCACCACAAACGGTGAGCCAGTGCGCCGAGCCGAGCGTAGTTAGCATTGATTCTTCGGGATCCTCGCAGTTCATTTCAGGACTATTGCTCATCGGCTCTCGAGTGCCAGGCGGTTTGGAACTGCATCACACGGGGGAGAAGACGCCGAGTTTGCCTCATATTCGCATGACAGTGGCCGATCTGCATGGTTCCGGTGTGCGTGCCAACGCCGACGAACACGCCCGCGTGTGGACCGTGCAGCCGGGAGCCGTGCAGCTGCCCGAAACCGTGACGGTCGAGCCTGACCTGTCGAATGCCGCCCCGTTCCTTGGCGCAGCGCTCATCGCCGGAGGAACCGTGCGCGTGCCTCATTGGCCGGAATCCACCACGCAACCCGGAGGCCTACTTCCGGGCTATTTGGAACGTATGGGAGCTGAGATCAGCTTCCCGGTGATTGACGGCGTCCGGTATTGCGAAGTGACCGGCGACGGTCGTGTCAGCGGCCTAGGTGATTTCGACCTGACGGCGGCAGGTGAGATCGCGCCATCATTGGCCGCAATCCTAGTCTTCGCCGATGCTCCTACGCGAATGCTGGGCATCGGTCATCTGCGTGGCCATGAGACGAACCGCTTGAAAGCATTGGTCAACGAGATCACCAGAGTCGGGGGTGATGCTCGTGAGCTTCCCGACGGGCTGGAGATCGCGCCAGTGCCGGCAATGAATCTCAAGCCGGCTGAAATGGAAACCTATGCGGACCATCGCATGGCGACGTTTGCTGCGATGCTGGGGCTGAAAATCAACGGCATCCAAGTCAAGAACATTGCGACCACCGCGAAAACGCTTCCCGATTTCGCAAACATGTGGACCAACATGCTGGCCTAG
- a CDS encoding winged helix-turn-helix transcriptional regulator yields MTVLQAYVWNSHLWASHTRLSARATSSSSWRMEANRLVHREVYAEVPPKVEYSLTELGKSLKPPKVRNFRGLHHAFRLLGSSQITPLKVSDSSSLLTSLRTVSGFHWFRVFRRHYDVFERHYLCHVGAGQGQAVSGKLRTIVA; encoded by the coding sequence ATGACCGTACTGCAGGCGTACGTTTGGAACAGCCATTTGTGGGCATCCCATACCAGGCTGTCCGCCCGTGCGACATCCTCCAGCAGCTGGCGGATGGAGGCAAATAGGCTTGTTCACCGTGAGGTCTATGCCGAAGTGCCGCCGAAAGTAGAGTATTCTCTGACGGAACTGGGCAAGAGTCTGAAGCCCCCGAAAGTGCGAAATTTCCGGGGGCTTCATCATGCCTTCCGTCTTCTAGGCTCGAGCCAGATAACACCTCTCAAGGTGTCGGACTCCTCGTCGCTGCTTACCTCTTTACGTACGGTGTCAGGTTTCCATTGGTTCCGTGTTTTTCGTAGGCATTATGACGTTTTCGAGCGCCACTACCTTTGCCATGTTGGGGCCGGACAAGGCCAAGCCGTGTCAGGAAAGCTAAGAACCATCGTGGCTTGA
- a CDS encoding pyridoxal-dependent decarboxylase → MVWDAHKWLFQTYACSTVMFRDRKHLAAFYSSDPEYLRDAAAENGEINYWEWGIELTRPARSLKLWLTLQTLGTDQISDMVTHGIDLAQQTESMLRNQPEWEVVTPTQLAIVKFCYAPQGLTPQQQDELFLGA, encoded by the coding sequence CTGGTATGGGATGCCCACAAATGGCTGTTCCAAACGTACGCCTGCAGTACGGTCATGTTTCGTGACAGGAAACACTTGGCAGCCTTTTACAGTTCTGACCCGGAATATCTCCGGGATGCCGCCGCAGAGAACGGAGAAATCAACTATTGGGAATGGGGCATTGAACTGACCCGCCCCGCGCGCAGCCTGAAATTATGGCTCACCCTGCAGACGTTGGGGACGGATCAGATCAGTGATATGGTGACCCACGGCATCGACCTAGCCCAACAGACGGAGTCCATGCTTCGGAACCAGCCGGAATGGGAAGTTGTAACGCCTACGCAGCTGGCCATTGTGAAATTTTGTTATGCGCCTCAGGGGCTCACACCCCAGCAACAGGACGAACTATTTCTCGGCGCATGA
- a CDS encoding nitroreductase family protein, whose translation MSLIKTRRSVRTYQAEPVPAEALDAVLEAGTYAPTGGGRQSPTIIAITDPNIDRRSQS comes from the coding sequence TTGTCTCTTATCAAAACGCGCCGCAGCGTAAGGACCTATCAAGCAGAACCTGTACCCGCTGAGGCTCTGGACGCCGTACTGGAAGCGGGGACTTACGCGCCTACCGGCGGCGGACGTCAATCCCCTACCATTATTGCAATTACAGACCCAAATATAGACAGGAGATCGCAAAGTTAA
- a CDS encoding MATE family efflux transporter: protein MQTNNKMAVAPVGKLIWQMSIPPLISMFLQYSYNLIDSAFVARLSENALIAVSLAFPITTLMNAASIWIGVGVNVLIAGYLGQKKQDDANTTVTHGLLLAFGIGALLNLLALLIMKPYFRAFTNNEEIYQLSIAYMSVCSFMQIPNMVHIAIQKMIQATGNMVAPMCFQIAGVIVNFVFDPILIFGIGVFPDMGIRGAAVATVAGYSLSMILAFALLLGKKQKVQVKIKGFHLQKQMIRRIFAFGLPSFIMNALSSFMVTFVNLFLVAYSDTAIAFFGAYFKVQQLIVMTVNGLIQGCLPVMRFNYGAGNSERLHSAFRYGTALVTGMMILGTLAVILFPAQILGLFTASETMRSFGISAMRIMAASYLFCGLSTMISTYFQATEKVGSSMAIQLCRQMLFLAPALWCLDRLFHLNGIWLAFPVAETATLLVALVMMARHRHKNIS, encoded by the coding sequence ATGCAGACGAATAATAAAATGGCGGTCGCTCCTGTTGGAAAGCTCATCTGGCAAATGTCGATACCGCCGCTGATTTCCATGTTCCTGCAATATTCCTATAACCTGATAGACAGCGCGTTTGTGGCACGGTTGAGTGAGAATGCACTGATCGCTGTTTCTCTGGCATTCCCGATTACAACATTGATGAATGCAGCGTCTATCTGGATCGGTGTCGGCGTGAATGTGCTGATAGCAGGATATCTTGGACAGAAAAAGCAGGATGATGCAAATACAACCGTCACACATGGATTGTTACTGGCCTTTGGAATTGGTGCTTTGCTCAATCTTCTGGCATTACTGATTATGAAACCCTATTTTCGGGCATTCACCAATAATGAAGAAATTTATCAGCTGAGCATCGCCTACATGAGTGTGTGCTCCTTCATGCAAATTCCCAATATGGTGCATATCGCCATCCAGAAGATGATACAGGCCACCGGGAACATGGTCGCTCCCATGTGTTTTCAGATTGCGGGAGTGATTGTTAATTTTGTATTCGATCCCATCTTGATTTTTGGTATTGGTGTTTTTCCGGATATGGGCATCCGCGGCGCTGCAGTGGCTACTGTTGCGGGCTATTCATTATCCATGATTTTGGCATTTGCTTTGCTGCTGGGCAAAAAGCAGAAAGTGCAGGTAAAAATCAAAGGCTTTCATTTGCAAAAGCAGATGATCCGCCGTATTTTTGCCTTTGGCCTGCCATCTTTTATTATGAACGCCCTCAGTTCGTTTATGGTGACGTTCGTCAATCTGTTCCTGGTGGCGTATTCCGATACGGCGATTGCTTTCTTCGGCGCATACTTTAAGGTGCAGCAGTTGATCGTTATGACGGTAAACGGCTTGATCCAGGGCTGTTTGCCTGTCATGCGGTTTAACTACGGCGCAGGCAACAGCGAAAGGCTGCATTCCGCTTTCCGATACGGAACCGCTTTGGTCACTGGTATGATGATACTGGGGACATTGGCCGTCATCCTTTTTCCAGCACAGATTTTGGGATTGTTTACGGCGTCGGAAACCATGCGCTCCTTTGGGATATCCGCGATGCGGATTATGGCGGCAAGCTATCTGTTTTGCGGTCTCTCTACTATGATTTCCACCTATTTTCAAGCTACGGAAAAAGTAGGTTCCAGCATGGCAATCCAATTATGCAGGCAGATGCTTTTCCTTGCTCCCGCCTTATGGTGTCTGGACAGATTGTTCCATCTGAACGGGATCTGGCTTGCATTTCCGGTTGCCGAAACTGCCACTTTGCTCGTTGCTCTTGTGATGATGGCACGGCATCGCCACAAAAATATCTCATAA
- the guaA gene encoding glutamine-hydrolyzing GMP synthase, which translates to MAAGPVLVVDFGAQYAQLIARRVREANVYSELVPHSMPVDEMLAKDPQAIILSGGPASVFEPGAPRVDKKLFEAGVPVLGICYGFQAMAYALGADVDKAALGEYGKTETFIDKSEGLLEGSPADQNTWMSHGVAVKTAPEGFEVLAHTEGAPVAAMQDESRKLYGVQWHPEVKHTPMGQQLIETFLHKCAGLGNNWDASSIIEDQVAKIREKVGDAQVICGLSGGVDSAVAAALVHKAIGDQLTCVFVDHGLLRKGEAEQVKHDFVEATGIKLIAVDASEDFLTALKGVSEPEKKRKIIGEKFIRTFEKAQRQVIEEAGASGKEVKFLVQGTLYPDVVESGGGDGAANIKSHHNVGGLPDDIKFQLVEPLRTLFKDEVRAIGTELGLPDEIVWRQPFPGPGLGIRIIGEITKERLDLLREADAIAREELSKAGLDRDIWQCPVVLLADVHSVGVQGDERTYGSPIVLRPVSSEDAMTADWSRIPYDVLATISTRITNECRQINRVVLDCTSKPPATIEWE; encoded by the coding sequence ATGGCTGCAGGTCCTGTGCTCGTTGTTGATTTCGGAGCCCAGTACGCCCAGCTGATCGCACGTCGCGTGCGTGAAGCCAATGTTTATTCGGAGCTTGTGCCGCATTCCATGCCGGTCGATGAGATGTTGGCCAAGGATCCGCAGGCCATCATCCTTTCCGGTGGTCCGGCTTCGGTGTTCGAGCCGGGCGCTCCGCGTGTGGATAAGAAACTGTTCGAGGCCGGCGTTCCCGTGCTGGGCATCTGCTACGGCTTCCAGGCCATGGCCTATGCCTTGGGCGCGGATGTCGACAAGGCCGCCCTTGGCGAGTATGGCAAAACCGAGACCTTCATCGACAAGTCGGAAGGCCTGCTCGAAGGCTCCCCCGCCGATCAGAACACGTGGATGAGCCATGGCGTGGCTGTTAAGACAGCGCCGGAAGGCTTTGAAGTGCTGGCGCACACCGAGGGTGCGCCTGTTGCCGCCATGCAGGATGAATCCCGCAAGTTGTACGGCGTGCAGTGGCATCCTGAAGTCAAGCACACCCCGATGGGCCAGCAGCTTATCGAGACCTTCCTGCACAAGTGCGCAGGTCTCGGCAACAACTGGGATGCCTCCAGCATCATCGAGGACCAGGTCGCGAAAATCCGCGAGAAGGTCGGCGACGCACAGGTGATCTGCGGCCTGTCCGGCGGCGTTGATTCCGCAGTCGCGGCGGCTCTCGTGCACAAGGCCATCGGCGACCAGCTCACCTGCGTGTTCGTGGACCACGGTCTGCTGCGCAAGGGCGAGGCCGAGCAGGTCAAGCATGATTTCGTCGAGGCGACCGGCATCAAGCTCATCGCCGTGGACGCCTCCGAAGACTTCCTCACCGCCCTGAAGGGTGTGAGCGAGCCGGAGAAGAAGCGCAAGATCATCGGCGAAAAGTTCATTCGCACGTTCGAGAAGGCTCAGCGTCAGGTCATCGAAGAGGCGGGCGCTTCCGGCAAGGAAGTCAAGTTCCTTGTTCAGGGCACTCTCTACCCGGATGTTGTGGAATCCGGCGGCGGCGACGGCGCAGCCAACATCAAGTCGCACCACAATGTGGGTGGTCTGCCGGACGACATCAAGTTCCAGCTCGTCGAACCACTGCGTACCTTGTTCAAGGATGAGGTTCGTGCCATCGGTACCGAACTTGGCTTGCCGGACGAAATCGTCTGGCGTCAGCCGTTCCCTGGCCCGGGCCTCGGCATCCGCATCATCGGCGAGATCACCAAGGAGCGTCTGGATCTGCTTCGCGAGGCCGACGCCATCGCTCGCGAGGAGCTTTCCAAGGCTGGTCTTGACCGCGATATCTGGCAGTGCCCGGTCGTGCTCCTTGCCGATGTGCATTCCGTGGGTGTGCAGGGCGACGAGCGCACGTATGGTTCGCCAATCGTGTTGCGTCCGGTTTCCTCCGAAGACGCCATGACCGCAGACTGGTCCCGCATTCCGTACGATGTGCTTGCCACGATTTCGACGCGTATCACCAATGAATGCCGTCAGATCAACCGTGTGGTGCTCGACTGCACGTCCAAGCCGCCGGCAACCATCGAGTGGGAATAA